From the genome of Cyanobacteria bacterium GSL.Bin1:
TCAGTTCCTGTGCCAATGGCAAGTCCGATGTCGGCTTGGGCGAGTGCAGGGGCATCATTAATGCCATCCCCAACCATGGCAACGGTTTTGCCTTCCTGTTGTAAGCTGACAATATGGTCTGCTTTTTGCTCCGGACGCACTTGGGACATGACCCGGGGAATGCCAACCTGTTGCGCGATCGCGCTGGCAGTTTTCTCATTATCCCCGGTAATCATCACCACTTCCAGTCCAAGTTTCCGTAAAGCTTTCACAGCATCTGCGGAAGAAGGCTTGAGGGTATCGGCTAAACCAATCATCCCTTCTAAAGTTTCATCCACAGCAACCCAAATCACCGTTTTGCCATCGGCTTCCCATTGACTGGCTTTTTCTGCAAACTGATCGGTCTCGATCCCTAGTTCATTCAACCAGCGTGCTGTACCAATGCGGACTTGCCGATCAGAAACCATTGCTTCGACGCCGCTTCCGCTTACCGCATTAAACTCTTTAATTGTCCCCTTGAGATCAACCCCTTGCGACTTGGCATAATCGACGACTGCTTCGGCAAGGGGATGTTCCGACTGTTGTTCCACCAAGCCCACTAGGCGCAATAACTTTAACTCATTTTGATCGGCTGTCCCAAAGGTGGTGACAAAATCGGTAACACTGGGTTTGCCTTTGGTTAGGGTTCCGGTTTTATCTAAGACAATTGTATTAAGCTTGTGGGCAGTTTCGAGACTTTCAGCACTTTTAATCAAGATGCCATTTTCTGCCCCCTTACCGGTTCCTACCATGACGGATGTGGGCGTTGCTAAACCTAACGCACAAGGACAAGCAATAATCAACACTGCCACCATATTAATTAAAGCGAGGGTGGGATTGCCCATGATATTGAACCAGAGAAGGAAAGTGAGTAGCGCGATCGCGATAACAACGGGGACAAACCAACCGGTTACTTGATCCGCTAATTTCTGAATCGGGGCTTTCGATCCTTGGGCTTGTTGCACTAACTGCACAATTTGAGACAGTACCGTATCTTTTCCTACCCGCGTAGCACGGAACTGAAAACTTCCGGTTTTATTCAGGGTTGAACCCACCACTTCGTCTCCTGCCGATTTTTGGACCGGAATGCTTTCTCCGGTGACCATACTTTCATCAATGGTGGAACTACCTTCAACCACTTCCCCATCTACTGGAATCTTTTCCCCTGGACGGACAACGACAATATCCCCCACTTGCACGTCTTGAATCGGAATATCTTTCGTTTCGCCATCGCGGATGACACGGGCAGAACGGGCTTGTAAGCCAATTAACTTGCGAATGGCAGCAGAGGTTTCCCCTCGTGCGCGATTTTCCATGAAACGCCCGACTAAAATCAGCGTAATAATCACCGCCGCACTTTCGTAATAAACTTGTGGGGTTAACCCTTGCTGAATGAGAAAATCATCAAATAGCGTCGCAAACAGGGAATAAAAATAAGCCGCACTGGTTCCTAATACAATTAAGGTATCCATGGTTGCAGCACGATGACGAAAGGCTTTCCAAGCGTTGCGATAGAACTGATAGCCACACCAAAACTGGACCGGCGTTGTCAAAATAAATTGAAACCAAGGATTATGTAACCAACTGGGAATGATAGCTATCTCTAAGCCCGTCATCATCGGGAGAGAACCCACAATGAGAATAATTGAGATGACGCTACCCACGATCATTTTACGAATTAAATCTTTAGATTCCGCTTCCCGTGCCACAATTTCGGCATCGCCTCTACCGGTCATCATCTCGTTTTGGGAGTGAACAGAAGCCCCATAACCTGCATCTTCCACCGCACGAGTAATGGTTTCAACACTGGTTTGTTGGGGCTTAAAGTGAACCGTTGCTTGTTCGGCTGCAAAGTTCACCTTGCATTCTTCTACTCCCGAAACATGACTAATCGCCTTTTCAATCGCATTTGCACAACCCGCGCAACTCATCCCTTCCAGTTTCAGTGTCGTTGTTTCGGTTTCTAACTTATCTGTGGTCATGACATCATCCCCGTCAGCGCTGGTTCTATCTTAAAGTCTCCAGTGGGCTGGAGAGTCAAATTAATTCTTAGAGTTCCTCGTTGTCTAAAATTTTTTGTAACTGAGGACGTAATTGCACTAAATCATAATTGATTGTATCCCAGACAATTTCATAACTTACTCTAAAATACTCATGTACTACTCGATTACGAAGATCATTCATCTCTCGCCAAGGGACTTCTGAATAACGATTTTTGATTTCTTCAGGAATGCTTCTCGTTGCTTCGCCAATAATTGTCAAATTATATAAAATTGCCTCAATCATCATCGGATTATTTTTGAATTCCTCAAACGTTAATCCCTGCGTGTAGTCTTTAATTTTTAGAATAGAATTTTGAATATCCTTGATTTTATGTTTCCATGAATTATCCTTTTCAGAAAACATGAATCAAATCCTTAATCATGGTTTGACGACAATATTCTCGTAAAGCCTCTTTTGTTCCTAAATCGACAGAGCAACCTAAACAATCTTCTAGATAATGTTCTATTTTTGAAACTTTAAAGAAACCAGCTGGTCTTTCTAAGTCAACTAATACGTCCACATCACTATTTTGATGAGCTTCATTACGAGCAACAGACCCAAATAATGAAAGAGATTTTACGCCTAATTTTTTTAGTTCTTCTTGGTGCGCTTGTATTTTTAAGATGATATCGTTCCGTTGCATCATGATAATTGGGAGAAGAAAATTAATTTTTTTATCTTATCCATTCATTACAATAATTCCCATCATACCTAAGTCTTCATGATCTAAAATATGGCAATGATAAACAGTTTTTCCCGCAAAATCTTGAAAGGGAATCCGAATGCGGACGCTTTCTCCTCTGGGGACTAAAACGGTATCTTTCCAAGTGCGATGGGTTACTGGTTGACCATTGCGACTCATGATTTGAAAGGGATTGGTATGTAAATGAAACGGATGATCCATCACCCCTGTATTAATAATTTCCCAATCTTCTACGGTGTCTAAACTGACTCGCGTATCAACTCGGCGTGGATCAAAGGCTTGTCCATTAATTAAAAACTGCATTCCTCGACCGGGAAACATCCCATGATTGAGGGTAAACTGACGGACTGTTTTCGGTTCGGGTAAGGTTTCGATAGGGATTAACTGTTGCGGGAGGGGTAAGGTTTCGGTTTCACCAGAATAGTTCAAGGTTGCGAGCGTTTGCGGAGTCTCTCTTTGATTCCGTCTTCTACCCATCATCCCACCTCCCATCATCCCGCCACCCATCATTCCCATTTGTCCTCGTTCATAGGGTAGGTTTAGCAGTCGATATTGTCCGGGTTCAGCATTCCCTTGGATTAAAACCTCAGCCCGTTCTCCGGGTGAAAGTAACAGTTCCGACAATTGAATGGGAGAAGCGGTTGCGCCAGCATCCGTTGCAATCAGATAAAGGGGATGTCCTTCCAGTTGTAAGCGATAGAAGCGAGACGTGGAAGCATTCACGAATCGTAATCGGAGTAAGCCACCGCTAGGAATCGAGAACTGAGGATTCACTTGTCCATTGACCGTTAAGATTGGACCATCACGTCCCATCATTTGCATCCCGTGGAAGGGTTGAGATCGCCCTCTCGCTGCAGTTAGGTCAAAGTCTTTGAGAAAGAGAAATTCCTCTTTCGCTTGTTGAATTTCTGGAATGTCATCCAATGCACCGCGAACAACAAAAATGCCACCTAAGCCACCAAATACCTGCTGTGCTACATAGCCGTGTAAATGAGGATGATAATAACCCGTTGTACCGTAATGATTGTCTGGAATGGTAAATTCATAGGTGTAGGTTTCTCCAGGGGAGAGTTGTAAAAAGATGTTATCTGCTGATCCTTCTGGAGAAATGTGCAACCCATGATAGTGAAGATTAGTCGGTGCCGATAAACTGTTTGTGGCGTGAATGCGAACGCGATCGCCCGGATACGCTTCTAAGCGAGGTCCTGGAATTTGCTGGTTATAACTGAGTAAGTTTCCTTGTTTCCCTGCAAAGGAAAAGACATGAGATTCGATATCAAGATTGACTTCTAAAAGTCCCTCTTGACTTTTAAAGACAGCGGCAGAAGCGGACGCATCTTTCCCTCGCGTCTGGGAACTCGCACATTGACTGAGTAAGATGCCTCCTAGGGTGCTACCACTCAGGATTAAAAACTGTCGGCGTTGCATGGTTTGTTAACTTTCCCCAACGAGAGTTTAGCGGTCAACTCCTCCTTCCCTGCCGCATTCCGCAGTTTAGGGAAGCATCATTTCTAACTCCCTTCTAGTTTAAAGTCTCCAGTCTAGGGGAGAGTCAAATCCTTTTGAATTAATTGGTAAATTGAGATAATTTTCTATCTTGGTTAAGCTGTACGTTTAACAATTAATAGCCTAAATGCTTCATTGCCTTTTCCGTCACCATTCTACCTCGCGGAGTACGCTGCAAAAAGCCAATCTGTAACAAATAAGGCTCATAAACATCTTCAATTGTCAGTCGATCTTCTCCGGTGGCAGCCGCGATCGCGTCGAGTCCAACCGGTCCGCCATGAAACTGCTCGATCATCGTATTGAGAAGCAAGCGGTCTGTCCAATCTAAGCCCATTTGATCCACTTGAAATAATTCTAGAGCTTCGGCGGCAACACTTTGACTAATTGCCCCAAGTTCTTTCACTTGCGCGTAATCTCGCACCCGCTTCAAGAGGCGATTGGCAATGCGAGGGGTGCCGCGCGATCGCGCAGCAATTTCTTGTGCCCCTGCTAAGATCACTTCTGTTTCTAAAACCTGTGCTGTACGAGTTACAATCTCGGTTAGTTCATCTACTTCATAAAACTGTAACCGCTGGACCATCCCAAAGCGATCGCGCAAGGGAGAGGTTAACGATCCGACGCGAGTGGTCGCTCCGACTAAGGTAAATGGTGACAGCGGAATACTGCGTGTTTTTGCGCTTTGTCCTTTGCCTACCGTAATGTCAAGCCGTCCATCTTCCATCGCGGGATACAACAGTTCTTCTGTAATCCGATTCAAACGATGAATTTCATCGATAAACAAAACATCCCCTGGATTTAAATTGACAAGCAAGCCGGTAATATCTCGTGGTCGTTCTAAGGCTGGGGCAGCAGTAATTTTACAAGCGACATTCATTTCTGTTGCTAAAATGAGGGAGATGGTGGTTTTCCCTAAGCCGGGTGGTCCATACAGCAGCAAATGATCCATTGCTTCGCCGCGTTGTTTTGCTGCCTGAATCGCGATGGTGAGGAGTGCTTTTAAGTCTTTTTGTCCGATATAATCAGCAAGGCGTTGGGGACGAAGAGAATCTTCGTTACTACTCGTTTCCTCTGCGGTGGGATTACTCTGTAATAACTCATTGCGTGGCTTCCGTTCTCGGGAAGAGGGCTGAGTGGGTTTTCCTTGTTCAGAGGAGCGTTTAATCGCCATAATGATTGAACAATAATTGAGAAAGGACTGTAATGGTTTTAGCTAAACGCATTTTACCTTGTCTGGATGTGAACGCTGGGCGCGTTGTCAAAGGAGTTAATTTTGTCAATTTACAAGATGCCGGCGATCCGGTGGAACTTGCCCAGAGATATGATGCAGCCGGTGCCGATGAATTAGTTTTTTTGGATATTACCGCAACCCATGAGGAACGGGATACGATTCTCGACGTTGTGCAGCGCACCGCAGAACAAGTGTTTATTCCCCTTACAGTTGGCGGTGGGATTCAATCCTTAGAACATATTAAAAATTTGTTAAGAGCCGGTGCTGATAAAGTGAGTATTAATTCCGGTGCCGTCCGGAATCCAGATTTGATTAATCAAGCCAGCGATCGCGTGGGCAAACAATCAATTGTCGTTGCTATTGATGCCCGTCGTCGTGAAGATCCCAACAATCCGGGGTGGGATGTTTATGTGCGAGGGGGACGAGAAAATACGGGTCTAGACGCGATCATGTGGGCCAAAGAAATGGAACAACGGGGGGCGGGAGAATTATTAGTAACGAGTATGGATGCCGATGGCACACAAGCGGGATACGATTTAGAACTCACTCGTCGCATCAGTGAAACCGTGACGATTCCCGTAGTTGCTTCTGGGGGAGCGGGCAATGTTCATCACATCTGTGAAGCTTTCACAGAGGGGAAAGCAGAGGCAG
Proteins encoded in this window:
- a CDS encoding heavy metal translocating P-type ATPase — protein: MTTDKLETETTTLKLEGMSCAGCANAIEKAISHVSGVEECKVNFAAEQATVHFKPQQTSVETITRAVEDAGYGASVHSQNEMMTGRGDAEIVAREAESKDLIRKMIVGSVISIILIVGSLPMMTGLEIAIIPSWLHNPWFQFILTTPVQFWCGYQFYRNAWKAFRHRAATMDTLIVLGTSAAYFYSLFATLFDDFLIQQGLTPQVYYESAAVIITLILVGRFMENRARGETSAAIRKLIGLQARSARVIRDGETKDIPIQDVQVGDIVVVRPGEKIPVDGEVVEGSSTIDESMVTGESIPVQKSAGDEVVGSTLNKTGSFQFRATRVGKDTVLSQIVQLVQQAQGSKAPIQKLADQVTGWFVPVVIAIALLTFLLWFNIMGNPTLALINMVAVLIIACPCALGLATPTSVMVGTGKGAENGILIKSAESLETAHKLNTIVLDKTGTLTKGKPSVTDFVTTFGTADQNELKLLRLVGLVEQQSEHPLAEAVVDYAKSQGVDLKGTIKEFNAVSGSGVEAMVSDRQVRIGTARWLNELGIETDQFAEKASQWEADGKTVIWVAVDETLEGMIGLADTLKPSSADAVKALRKLGLEVVMITGDNEKTASAIAQQVGIPRVMSQVRPEQKADHIVSLQQEGKTVAMVGDGINDAPALAQADIGLAIGTGTDIAITTSDITLISGDLDGIVTAIQLSRATMNNIRQNLFFAFIYNVAGIPIAAGILYPLFGWLLNPIIAGAAMAFSSVSVLTNALRLRNFEVE
- a CDS encoding DUF86 domain-containing protein, encoding MFSEKDNSWKHKIKDIQNSILKIKDYTQGLTFEEFKNNPMMIEAILYNLTIIGEATRSIPEEIKNRYSEVPWREMNDLRNRVVHEYFRVSYEIVWDTINYDLVQLRPQLQKILDNEEL
- a CDS encoding nucleotidyltransferase, coding for MQRNDIILKIQAHQEELKKLGVKSLSLFGSVARNEAHQNSDVDVLVDLERPAGFFKVSKIEHYLEDCLGCSVDLGTKEALREYCRQTMIKDLIHVF
- a CDS encoding multicopper oxidase domain-containing protein; the encoded protein is MQRRQFLILSGSTLGGILLSQCASSQTRGKDASASAAVFKSQEGLLEVNLDIESHVFSFAGKQGNLLSYNQQIPGPRLEAYPGDRVRIHATNSLSAPTNLHYHGLHISPEGSADNIFLQLSPGETYTYEFTIPDNHYGTTGYYHPHLHGYVAQQVFGGLGGIFVVRGALDDIPEIQQAKEEFLFLKDFDLTAARGRSQPFHGMQMMGRDGPILTVNGQVNPQFSIPSGGLLRLRFVNASTSRFYRLQLEGHPLYLIATDAGATASPIQLSELLLSPGERAEVLIQGNAEPGQYRLLNLPYERGQMGMMGGGMMGGGMMGRRRNQRETPQTLATLNYSGETETLPLPQQLIPIETLPEPKTVRQFTLNHGMFPGRGMQFLINGQAFDPRRVDTRVSLDTVEDWEIINTGVMDHPFHLHTNPFQIMSRNGQPVTHRTWKDTVLVPRGESVRIRIPFQDFAGKTVYHCHILDHEDLGMMGIIVMNG
- the ruvB gene encoding Holliday junction branch migration DNA helicase RuvB, producing the protein MAIKRSSEQGKPTQPSSRERKPRNELLQSNPTAEETSSNEDSLRPQRLADYIGQKDLKALLTIAIQAAKQRGEAMDHLLLYGPPGLGKTTISLILATEMNVACKITAAPALERPRDITGLLVNLNPGDVLFIDEIHRLNRITEELLYPAMEDGRLDITVGKGQSAKTRSIPLSPFTLVGATTRVGSLTSPLRDRFGMVQRLQFYEVDELTEIVTRTAQVLETEVILAGAQEIAARSRGTPRIANRLLKRVRDYAQVKELGAISQSVAAEALELFQVDQMGLDWTDRLLLNTMIEQFHGGPVGLDAIAAATGEDRLTIEDVYEPYLLQIGFLQRTPRGRMVTEKAMKHLGY
- the hisF gene encoding imidazole glycerol phosphate synthase subunit HisF, with the translated sequence MVLAKRILPCLDVNAGRVVKGVNFVNLQDAGDPVELAQRYDAAGADELVFLDITATHEERDTILDVVQRTAEQVFIPLTVGGGIQSLEHIKNLLRAGADKVSINSGAVRNPDLINQASDRVGKQSIVVAIDARRREDPNNPGWDVYVRGGRENTGLDAIMWAKEMEQRGAGELLVTSMDADGTQAGYDLELTRRISETVTIPVVASGGAGNVHHICEAFTEGKAEAALLASLLHYGQLTVTEIKEYMKQQAVPVRIN